In one window of Armatimonadota bacterium DNA:
- a CDS encoding radical SAM protein: protein MDVILHLTQDCQLDCVYCYGGQKRERAMSWEVARRAIDLMLDQPCTGTPPQLGFFGGEPLLEWPLLTRCVDHAEARAAEMGRSFRMAITTNGLGVDDAIARYLRGHRVMPTLSFDGVRAAQDACRRYRGGASSFADTQQAMLTLLGYFPDLVVCAVVSPENVRYLPESIDFLLGSGATRLLLNPNFFDTWDDRHLALWREGYEYAARCFERALRSGRFVHVNFITAKIAAHLKGGYELRDCCDFGQKEVAVAPSGNLYPCQRMVGEDTERLGLMGNVFTGFVGDACRCIAKGRQPTNPECLRCDLRRRCRNWCSCVNHRLTGRFDRTGSLVCFHERMAIEIADRAASRLFRDQDKTFLKTFYSEGQISPEWV from the coding sequence GTGGATGTCATACTACATCTGACGCAGGATTGCCAACTCGACTGCGTCTACTGCTACGGTGGACAGAAGCGCGAACGCGCCATGTCCTGGGAGGTGGCCAGGCGCGCCATCGACCTCATGTTGGATCAGCCCTGCACCGGAACACCTCCCCAGCTTGGCTTCTTCGGCGGAGAGCCGCTGCTGGAGTGGCCGCTGCTCACTCGCTGCGTCGACCACGCGGAGGCGCGAGCGGCGGAGATGGGTCGCTCTTTTCGCATGGCGATAACGACAAACGGCCTAGGCGTGGACGATGCCATCGCGCGGTACCTACGGGGCCACCGGGTGATGCCGACCCTTTCGTTCGACGGTGTGCGTGCGGCGCAGGATGCCTGCCGACGCTATCGCGGGGGCGCCTCGAGCTTCGCGGACACGCAACAGGCGATGCTCACGCTGCTGGGGTATTTCCCCGACTTGGTCGTCTGCGCGGTAGTCAGCCCCGAGAACGTGCGATACCTGCCTGAGAGCATCGACTTTCTCCTTGGCAGCGGCGCCACGCGACTGCTCTTGAACCCCAATTTCTTCGACACATGGGATGACCGGCACCTCGCGCTATGGCGCGAGGGATACGAATACGCGGCGAGGTGTTTCGAACGAGCGCTTCGCAGTGGCCGATTCGTGCACGTCAACTTCATCACGGCGAAGATTGCGGCCCATCTGAAGGGCGGGTACGAGTTGCGCGACTGCTGCGATTTCGGCCAGAAAGAGGTTGCAGTTGCTCCGAGCGGCAACCTGTATCCTTGTCAGCGCATGGTGGGTGAGGACACCGAGCGCCTGGGGCTGATGGGCAACGTCTTCACGGGCTTCGTTGGGGATGCGTGCAGGTGCATTGCCAAAGGCCGGCAGCCGACCAACCCCGAGTGTCTGCGGTGCGATCTGCGGCGCCGCTGTCGCAATTGGTGCTCCTGCGTCAACCACCGCTTGACGGGCCGCTTCGACCGCACCGGCTCTCTGGTGTGCTTCCACGAGCGCATGGCTATCGAGATCGCGGATCGCGCCGCTTCACGCCTCTTCCGGGACCAAGACAAGACGTTCCTCAAGACCTTCTACTCAGAGGGGCAGATCAGCCCGGAGTGGGTGTGA
- a CDS encoding Gfo/Idh/MocA family oxidoreductase, producing MKKVKVAFIGAGGMANWAHYPSLAEMPDVEMVGICDLDEERLRTTADKYGIEGRFRDYNEMIEKTGPDAVYIIMPPHHLFDLVIDCLARKLNV from the coding sequence ATGAAGAAAGTGAAGGTCGCCTTCATCGGCGCCGGAGGCATGGCGAATTGGGCGCATTACCCGTCCCTGGCCGAGATGCCGGACGTCGAGATGGTCGGCATCTGCGACCTCGACGAGGAGCGCCTGCGCACCACCGCCGACAAGTACGGCATCGAGGGACGGTTTCGCGACTACAACGAGATGATTGAGAAGACCGGCCCCGATGCGGTCTACATCATCATGCCGCCCCACCACTTGTTCGATCTCGTCATTGACTGCCTGGCGCGCAAGCTCAACGTG
- a CDS encoding DUF4091 domain-containing protein — protein MAIRIVTAALLATCVTIAGAAVPWHYPLYLGNDGYWRQRVAIEIRNDMDRAAAGDPVEVRIGTGVGEANLVGALAEAARVCDAEGAEMLYRITGPGGEVITTGPIPSGAGFTLPAECPAHSAVTYFIYFDNPAAWAVPDFLEASLGVRNSGVEVGTGDTPSGWNHDGGDDQHQAFWVSENPRSGTRCLKTVVAEGAEPTWIATRQQGIHIIGGAQYVMRAWVKADGVEGYAGWYIHVGSQDNAMMISPMLSGEGGTYDWKEVSVQFTAPEEASRADLGTVLRGTGTAWFDDVSLDCLEPLKLTAVAAPTEAAQIEETAADMPWYDDDPDDDLRWEYSIPLGVINFSDQAAEDALVQADFSRVASRFNRSLNPNSIRVTDGSRIVGHYQLDDSLLFYADVPARTARTYRAYFSLDHRIEGPGSGDYAALLESGRNLARNASFETGQSLPDDWPGGAEGEKPAGAVMGFDEPGLFGDRCARLHIPHDAEPAWTGWRQRVPVEPGRTYLFAAWLRCEDIEDGSVQLHAHYRNAAGDLCETVKHASAGTPMSGTQDWTLMYGWFDMPQDIATFELHLTMLATGTVWHDGVVVAEVQRGTAGSLEASAPMDFAAPAVWPVNAVVKVFGDELPPPEIPPARISAARNEKEPLQLAIRSPRPFDRVTVEVDPPANASGEQLDDIEIAVVGYVPIDHKTAYYRSDSPSWHRKYPERAGSCDGWAGWWPDPLLPRSQFALKPNTTQPIWVTVAVPKDAAAGDYSGTVRLLSDGAAIKEMPFTVHVWDFALPEESHVAAIYDLRIGGRWNVLGKTRQELQDQFCQFMADRRVCPDTVRPDPIIRYENGSVVTDFAEFDRAAEYYFNQLKLPSTYTPWYFYLFGWGHPPKVMFGERPYDGEYPYEGADRAKLRPEYKRVYQACLKAYWDHMKAKGWADKCVLYISDEPFYHLPHIREQMIALCDMIHEVDPDIPIYCSTWHHRPEWDGYLDVWGIGHHGIVPPEKMTELRAAGDRLWFTTDGQMCTDTPYCGVERLLPHYCFKYGVEAYEFWGISWLTYDPYQFGWHSYIHQSGEPGESTWVRYPNGDGFLAYPGAPVGHDGPVSSVRLEQAREGVEDYEYLYLLRELAADAKAAGRDVSAAEDALRFAAELVDIPNAGGRFSTRILPDPDAVFRVKDAVASAIEKLSAER, from the coding sequence ATGGCGATACGGATAGTGACGGCCGCGCTGTTGGCAACCTGTGTGACGATCGCAGGCGCGGCGGTGCCCTGGCACTACCCCCTCTATCTCGGAAACGACGGCTATTGGCGTCAACGGGTGGCGATCGAGATCCGCAATGACATGGATCGGGCAGCCGCGGGCGATCCGGTGGAGGTGCGCATCGGGACGGGTGTCGGTGAGGCAAATCTCGTGGGCGCGCTCGCGGAAGCGGCGCGGGTCTGCGACGCCGAAGGCGCGGAGATGCTGTATCGTATCACCGGGCCAGGCGGGGAAGTGATAACGACCGGCCCGATTCCGTCGGGAGCCGGTTTCACGCTTCCTGCCGAGTGCCCGGCGCACAGCGCCGTCACTTACTTCATCTACTTCGATAACCCGGCCGCATGGGCGGTGCCGGACTTCCTGGAGGCATCGCTCGGCGTGCGCAACAGCGGCGTCGAGGTGGGAACGGGCGATACGCCGTCGGGCTGGAATCACGACGGGGGGGACGATCAGCACCAGGCATTCTGGGTCAGCGAGAATCCCCGCTCCGGCACGCGATGCCTGAAGACAGTCGTCGCCGAAGGCGCCGAACCGACGTGGATCGCGACGCGACAGCAGGGCATTCATATCATCGGCGGCGCCCAGTACGTCATGCGCGCGTGGGTGAAAGCCGACGGCGTGGAGGGCTACGCCGGCTGGTACATCCACGTCGGCAGTCAGGACAACGCCATGATGATCTCGCCGATGCTAAGCGGCGAAGGCGGAACCTATGACTGGAAGGAAGTATCAGTCCAGTTCACCGCACCCGAGGAAGCAAGTCGCGCCGACCTCGGCACCGTGCTGCGCGGCACGGGAACCGCCTGGTTCGATGACGTCAGCCTCGACTGCCTCGAGCCATTGAAGCTGACCGCGGTTGCAGCGCCGACCGAGGCCGCGCAGATCGAGGAAACCGCCGCCGATATGCCGTGGTATGATGACGATCCCGACGACGACTTGCGTTGGGAATACAGCATTCCGCTGGGTGTCATCAACTTCTCCGATCAAGCGGCGGAGGACGCGCTCGTACAGGCGGATTTCTCGCGCGTCGCGTCTCGATTCAATCGCAGCCTCAACCCAAACTCGATTCGCGTGACCGACGGTTCGCGGATCGTCGGTCACTATCAGTTGGATGACTCCCTGCTGTTCTATGCCGATGTCCCGGCGCGGACTGCTCGCACGTACCGCGCGTATTTCTCGCTCGACCATCGTATCGAGGGACCCGGTAGCGGCGACTACGCGGCGCTCCTGGAGAGCGGGAGGAACCTCGCCCGCAACGCGAGCTTTGAGACGGGTCAAAGCCTGCCGGATGACTGGCCGGGCGGCGCGGAGGGCGAGAAGCCGGCCGGTGCCGTGATGGGCTTCGACGAGCCGGGCCTGTTCGGCGATAGATGCGCCAGACTCCACATTCCCCACGACGCCGAGCCGGCGTGGACCGGCTGGCGGCAGCGCGTGCCGGTCGAGCCGGGCAGGACGTACCTGTTCGCGGCGTGGCTTAGATGCGAAGACATCGAAGACGGCTCGGTTCAGCTTCACGCCCACTATCGGAACGCGGCGGGCGACCTGTGCGAGACTGTGAAGCACGCGAGCGCCGGGACGCCGATGAGCGGAACCCAGGACTGGACGCTGATGTATGGCTGGTTCGATATGCCGCAGGACATCGCGACCTTCGAGCTGCACCTGACGATGCTCGCGACCGGTACCGTGTGGCACGACGGGGTGGTTGTCGCGGAGGTTCAACGCGGCACAGCGGGCAGCTTGGAGGCATCCGCGCCGATGGATTTCGCGGCCCCGGCCGTCTGGCCGGTGAATGCGGTCGTCAAGGTGTTCGGGGATGAACTGCCGCCGCCGGAGATTCCTCCGGCGCGCATCTCCGCGGCGCGGAACGAGAAGGAGCCGCTGCAACTCGCCATTCGCAGTCCGCGTCCGTTTGACCGAGTCACGGTTGAAGTTGATCCGCCGGCAAACGCGAGCGGAGAACAACTGGATGACATCGAGATCGCGGTGGTCGGCTATGTCCCTATTGACCATAAGACGGCATACTACCGCTCTGACAGCCCGTCGTGGCATCGCAAGTATCCGGAGCGCGCGGGCTCGTGCGATGGCTGGGCCGGTTGGTGGCCCGACCCGCTGTTGCCGCGCAGTCAGTTCGCGCTGAAACCTAACACCACGCAGCCGATCTGGGTCACTGTCGCTGTCCCCAAGGACGCCGCAGCCGGTGACTATTCCGGCACCGTCAGGTTGTTGAGCGACGGCGCCGCAATCAAGGAGATGCCTTTCACCGTGCACGTCTGGGATTTCGCCTTGCCCGAGGAGTCCCACGTCGCCGCGATCTACGACCTACGTATCGGCGGCAGATGGAACGTGCTGGGTAAGACGCGGCAGGAGCTGCAGGATCAGTTCTGTCAATTCATGGCCGACCGCCGCGTGTGCCCGGACACTGTTCGCCCCGACCCCATCATCAGGTATGAGAACGGCAGCGTCGTTACCGATTTCGCCGAGTTCGACCGGGCGGCTGAATACTACTTCAACCAACTCAAGCTTCCGAGCACCTACACGCCGTGGTACTTCTACCTCTTCGGATGGGGACATCCACCGAAGGTCATGTTCGGAGAGCGGCCGTACGATGGTGAGTATCCATATGAAGGCGCGGACCGCGCCAAGCTGCGCCCGGAGTACAAGCGCGTGTACCAGGCGTGCCTGAAGGCGTACTGGGATCACATGAAAGCCAAGGGGTGGGCGGACAAGTGCGTGCTCTACATCTCCGACGAGCCGTTTTATCATCTGCCGCACATCCGCGAGCAGATGATAGCCCTATGCGACATGATCCACGAGGTCGACCCCGACATCCCGATCTACTGCAGCACGTGGCATCACCGCCCGGAGTGGGACGGGTATCTCGATGTCTGGGGTATCGGGCATCACGGCATCGTGCCGCCGGAGAAGATGACGGAGCTGCGCGCCGCCGGCGACCGCTTGTGGTTCACCACGGATGGGCAGATGTGCACCGACACGCCGTACTGCGGCGTCGAGCGGCTACTCCCCCACTACTGCTTCAAGTACGGCGTCGAGGCGTACGAGTTCTGGGGAATCTCGTGGCTGACCTACGATCCCTACCAGTTCGGTTGGCACTCGTACATCCACCAGAGCGGCGAGCCCGGGGAATCCACGTGGGTGCGCTATCCGAACGGCGACGGGTTCCTCGCCTACCCCGGTGCTCCGGTTGGGCACGACGGCCCGGTTAGCTCCGTGCGCCTGGAGCAAGCGCGGGAGGGCGTCGAGGACTACGAGTACCTCTATCTGCTTCGTGAACTCGCCGCAGATGCGAAAGCTGCTGGCAGGGACGTCAGCGCCGCGGAGGATGCGCTTCGCTTCGCCGCTGAACTCGTTGACATCCCCAACGCCGGCGGCCGGTTCTCGACCAGGATATTGCCCGATCCCGACGCCGTGTTCCGCGTCAAGGATGCCGTGGCGAGCGCGATCGAGAAGCTGAGCGCGGAGAGGTGA
- a CDS encoding tripartite tricarboxylate transporter substrate binding protein, producing MRVLGMVVLCLVVALAGCAGGGPKEFPSSRITVICPPAPGGISDTLTRSLASAAQEALDVPVTVINKPGASGAIGLRAGASAEPDGYTVTYVIVEVVILPHLGYEKIGYENFDLLMRTNLSPAAVSVQKGDRRWKDLKSFIAYAKAHPGEVSVGNSGTGAIWHLAALALEKETGAKFNHVPYQGSGPAVQDLMGKHIDAVMSGASEVQVGLDAGKVEMLALLADDRSEYFPEVPTAKEQGVDVSIGAWGGLGVPKGTPDDARAALLGGFKQAYDSEQFTKVMERRAISRAWLGAEDFTQFAREQQAYFGELIEEFGIKPQAAE from the coding sequence ATGCGTGTTCTCGGCATGGTCGTCCTGTGTCTTGTCGTAGCTCTGGCGGGATGTGCGGGAGGGGGACCGAAGGAATTCCCCAGCTCACGCATCACCGTCATCTGCCCGCCCGCGCCGGGCGGGATCTCTGACACGCTGACGCGCAGCCTCGCCTCCGCCGCGCAGGAAGCTCTCGACGTGCCGGTCACCGTCATCAACAAGCCCGGCGCTTCGGGGGCCATCGGGCTGCGCGCAGGCGCGAGCGCCGAGCCGGACGGCTACACCGTGACCTACGTCATCGTCGAGGTCGTGATCCTCCCTCACCTCGGTTACGAGAAGATCGGTTACGAGAACTTCGATCTGCTGATGCGCACCAACCTCAGCCCGGCGGCGGTGAGCGTGCAGAAGGGCGACCGGCGCTGGAAGGATCTCAAGAGCTTCATCGCCTACGCGAAAGCGCACCCGGGTGAGGTCAGCGTGGGCAACAGCGGCACCGGCGCGATCTGGCACCTGGCGGCGCTCGCGCTGGAGAAGGAGACCGGGGCGAAGTTCAATCACGTCCCCTACCAAGGCTCCGGGCCGGCGGTACAGGATCTCATGGGCAAGCATATTGACGCGGTAATGTCGGGCGCGTCCGAGGTGCAGGTCGGACTCGACGCCGGCAAGGTCGAGATGCTCGCGCTGCTGGCAGACGATCGCAGCGAGTACTTCCCCGAAGTGCCGACGGCCAAGGAGCAGGGCGTCGATGTCAGCATCGGCGCATGGGGCGGGCTGGGCGTGCCCAAGGGCACGCCGGACGACGCGCGCGCGGCCCTCCTGGGCGGATTCAAGCAAGCGTACGACTCCGAGCAGTTCACCAAGGTCATGGAGCGGCGGGCGATCTCGCGCGCGTGGCTGGGCGCGGAAGACTTCACGCAGTTCGCCCGCGAGCAGCAGGCGTACTTCGGGGAATTGATCGAGGAGTTCGGCATCAAGCCGCAGGCGGCGGAGTAA
- a CDS encoding tripartite tricarboxylate transporter TctB family protein, whose protein sequence is MSGKEPRIERSEARHYTRAAHAIAGLLLVGLAGGAYWLSLGFPKPLPGGVSPALFPRIAAAALGAVSLAYLVLTLSSARWAQAFETGASGGRITALMLLFALLIVAYGSAMQPLGFTLATFLFLWASMYLLHRARPWLSGLIAAAGALAVAGLFGMLLNVDLPSFIK, encoded by the coding sequence GTGTCCGGCAAGGAGCCACGGATCGAAAGGAGCGAAGCCAGGCACTACACGCGCGCGGCGCACGCGATAGCGGGGCTACTCCTCGTTGGCCTCGCGGGCGGCGCGTATTGGCTCAGCCTCGGCTTCCCCAAGCCGCTGCCCGGCGGCGTGTCGCCGGCGCTGTTTCCCCGTATCGCGGCAGCCGCGCTCGGCGCCGTCTCGCTCGCGTATCTCGTACTCACGCTGAGCAGCGCCAGGTGGGCGCAGGCATTTGAGACCGGCGCGAGCGGCGGGCGGATCACCGCCTTGATGCTGCTTTTCGCACTGCTGATCGTCGCCTATGGGTCGGCGATGCAGCCCCTCGGTTTCACCCTCGCGACCTTTCTCTTCCTGTGGGCGAGCATGTACCTGCTGCATCGTGCGCGGCCATGGCTGAGCGGGTTGATCGCGGCCGCGGGGGCGCTCGCCGTCGCCGGCCTGTTCGGCATGCTGCTCAACGTTGACTTGCCCAGCTTCATCAAATGA
- a CDS encoding sulfatase — protein sequence MTTDRPNILFIMSDDHAAHAMSCYGSRINETPHIDRIAQGGMRFENCFCTNSICTPSRATILTGTYNHVNRVTTLRTTMDNRLLTFPKLLQKVGYQTAVIGKWHLGEGTAHEPTGFDYWNVLPGQGLYHDPVMIEMGEEKTFPGYATDLITDFSLRWLEQRDPARPFMLLCHHKAPHRHWEPDAKHAAMYEDVDIAEPETFDDDYSNRAWPAAAAEMRIEHDLIDRDLKQPVPDGLTPQQEKSWKYQRYIKDYLRCVASVDDNVGRMLDFLDAAGLAENTIVIYTSDQGFFLGDHGWYDKRFMYEESLRMPFLVRYSPEIASGTVNGDIVLNADFAPTFLDFAGVDVPEEMQGRSFRPLLNGKEVPDWQQAMYYRYWMNLSHHKVAAHYGLRTLRYKLIYYYADACGQLGAVDDPREPAWELFDLQNDPRELNNVYHDPAYSEVVKELRRELRRLQAEVGDEPHGTEV from the coding sequence ATGACCACCGATAGACCGAACATCCTTTTCATCATGTCCGATGATCACGCGGCTCATGCGATGAGCTGCTACGGCAGCCGCATCAACGAGACGCCACACATTGACCGCATCGCGCAGGGCGGCATGCGCTTCGAGAACTGTTTCTGCACCAATTCCATCTGCACCCCAAGCCGCGCCACCATCCTCACCGGCACCTACAATCACGTCAACCGCGTCACCACCCTGAGGACGACGATGGACAATCGTCTTCTCACGTTCCCCAAGCTGCTCCAGAAGGTGGGCTACCAGACCGCGGTCATCGGCAAGTGGCACCTGGGCGAGGGAACGGCCCACGAGCCGACCGGCTTCGACTACTGGAACGTCCTGCCTGGGCAGGGCCTGTACCACGACCCCGTGATGATCGAGATGGGTGAGGAGAAGACGTTCCCCGGCTACGCCACGGATCTCATCACCGATTTCTCGCTCCGCTGGCTGGAGCAGCGCGACCCGGCGAGGCCGTTCATGCTGTTGTGCCACCACAAGGCGCCGCACCGCCATTGGGAACCGGACGCGAAGCACGCGGCGATGTATGAAGACGTGGACATCGCCGAGCCTGAGACTTTCGATGACGACTACAGCAACCGCGCCTGGCCCGCCGCCGCGGCCGAGATGCGCATCGAGCATGACCTGATAGATCGCGACTTGAAGCAGCCGGTTCCCGACGGCCTGACGCCGCAACAGGAGAAGAGTTGGAAATACCAGCGCTACATCAAGGACTACCTGCGATGCGTGGCTTCGGTTGACGACAACGTAGGCCGCATGCTCGATTTCCTGGACGCCGCGGGCCTGGCCGAGAACACAATCGTCATCTACACCTCGGATCAGGGCTTTTTCCTGGGCGACCACGGCTGGTACGACAAGCGCTTCATGTACGAGGAGTCCCTGCGGATGCCCTTCCTAGTGCGCTATTCGCCCGAGATCGCGTCCGGCACCGTTAACGGCGACATCGTGCTCAATGCGGACTTCGCGCCGACGTTCCTAGATTTCGCCGGCGTGGATGTGCCGGAGGAGATGCAGGGCCGCAGCTTCCGTCCGCTGCTCAATGGCAAAGAGGTGCCGGACTGGCAGCAGGCGATGTACTACCGTTACTGGATGAACCTTAGCCATCACAAGGTCGCCGCCCACTACGGCCTGCGCACGTTGCGTTACAAGCTCATCTACTACTACGCGGACGCGTGTGGCCAGCTCGGGGCGGTGGACGATCCGCGGGAACCGGCGTGGGAACTCTTCGACCTACAGAATGACCCGCGCGAGTTGAACAACGTATATCACGATCCCGCCTACTCCGAGGTGGTGAAGGAGCTACGGCGGGAATTACGGCGTCTGCAGGCGGAAGTCGGCGACGAACCGCACGGCACGGAAGTCTAG
- a CDS encoding tripartite tricarboxylate transporter permease, with amino-acid sequence MNEVLAELVNPSVVTAMFVGVVAGMIAGALPGLTATMAVALLVPYTFGWHSDIAGLMILVGVYVGTMYGGAVPAILIHTPGTPAAAATCFDGYPLSRQGKAGLALGISCITSVVGGLFSAAVLILVGPALAEQALKISPADYFAVTVLGLSVIAGVAGKSLLKGLIMGALGVLAATVGQDPAQAFPRFTFGSDYLLDGLSFIPVMIGVFAIAEALHQVSETWRGSEVAQAIGRVLPSWEELKRITPATMLANVIGTVVGAIPGAGGDIASFISYDQAKRVSREPEKFGEGSIEGLAAAECANNSITGGAMIPMLTLGIPGDSVTAVLLAAMYIHNLRPGPLLFSQHADKVGAIFVGLVVANLVVLPLGLLGAKPLARIVTIPRHILWPLVVVLCVVGSYALNNSFFDVWLTLGAGVFGYGMKRLGFPPGPLVLGLILGPLAEEKLTTALQISRGQVGVLWQSPLSIGIYAVTALLLLATALSRRQPRSTATPSADATDNDKETEPE; translated from the coding sequence ATGAACGAAGTCCTCGCGGAACTCGTTAACCCGTCGGTTGTGACGGCCATGTTCGTCGGCGTCGTCGCGGGGATGATCGCCGGCGCTCTGCCGGGGCTCACTGCGACCATGGCGGTCGCGCTGCTCGTGCCCTACACTTTCGGCTGGCATAGCGACATCGCGGGGCTGATGATATTGGTCGGGGTGTATGTCGGCACGATGTACGGCGGAGCGGTGCCGGCGATTCTGATTCACACCCCGGGCACGCCCGCGGCCGCGGCGACCTGCTTCGACGGCTACCCGCTGTCGCGCCAGGGCAAGGCGGGGCTGGCCCTCGGCATATCATGTATCACCTCGGTCGTCGGCGGCCTGTTCAGCGCGGCCGTGCTCATCCTCGTCGGTCCGGCCCTCGCCGAGCAGGCATTGAAGATCTCGCCGGCCGACTACTTCGCGGTCACCGTGTTGGGGCTGAGCGTCATCGCCGGCGTGGCCGGCAAGTCGCTGCTCAAGGGATTGATCATGGGCGCCCTCGGGGTACTGGCGGCGACCGTCGGCCAGGACCCGGCGCAAGCGTTCCCGCGCTTTACCTTCGGTAGCGACTACCTGCTCGACGGCCTGAGCTTCATCCCGGTGATGATCGGCGTGTTTGCCATCGCGGAGGCTCTGCACCAGGTTTCCGAGACCTGGCGCGGGTCGGAGGTCGCGCAGGCCATCGGCCGCGTGCTGCCGAGCTGGGAGGAACTGAAGCGCATCACGCCGGCGACCATGCTCGCCAACGTCATCGGCACCGTCGTCGGCGCCATCCCCGGGGCGGGTGGCGACATCGCCTCGTTCATTTCCTACGATCAGGCCAAACGCGTCTCGCGCGAGCCCGAGAAGTTCGGCGAGGGCTCCATCGAAGGCCTTGCGGCGGCGGAGTGCGCCAACAACTCGATCACCGGCGGCGCGATGATACCAATGCTGACGCTGGGCATTCCAGGAGATTCCGTGACCGCCGTGCTGCTCGCCGCGATGTACATCCACAACCTTCGCCCCGGCCCGCTGCTGTTCTCCCAGCACGCCGACAAGGTAGGCGCGATCTTCGTGGGACTCGTCGTCGCCAACCTCGTCGTGCTGCCGCTGGGGTTGCTGGGGGCGAAGCCGTTGGCGCGTATCGTGACCATCCCGCGGCACATCCTGTGGCCCTTGGTGGTGGTGCTGTGCGTCGTGGGTTCCTATGCGCTCAACAACAGCTTCTTCGATGTCTGGTTGACACTGGGGGCGGGGGTCTTCGGTTACGGCATGAAGCGGCTGGGCTTTCCACCGGGTCCGCTGGTGCTGGGGCTCATCCTCGGGCCCCTGGCGGAGGAAAAGCTCACCACCGCGCTCCAGATCTCGCGCGGGCAGGTCGGGGTGCTGTGGCAGAGCCCGCTGTCCATCGGCATCTACGCCGTCACCGCGCTGTTGCTGTTGGCGACGGCGCTCTCCCGCCGGCAGCCGCGCAGCACGGCGACGCCCTCCGCAGACGCAACCGACAACGACAAGGAGACCGAACCCGAATGA
- a CDS encoding exo-alpha-sialidase, producing MNGRKTGLLHGIAALAAAWLVALPLAADAAPPYDAELIFTPTARYPSSHASTIIELANRDLLCAWYAGQQEAARDVAVWYSRKAPGSSVWTRPAVLADDPQRPEGNPVLFEDPNGRLWLFYVTMYDEGTEEWDTCKVKCKWSDDKGQTWSPTLILRDELGWMTRNKPIVLDGGDWLLPIYDERVWTSSVMISTDHGRTWSDSRDIVAPGEPGNIQPTLAQLSDGSILALMRRGKPPERIWQARSHDRGRTWDTPTPTELPNPNAATDMVRLSNGHLVLAFNNVTDNRNVLTLAVSVDDGRTWAHKRDLENEPYGEFSYPAIIQARDGTIHVTYTYNRRNIKHVALNEEWIPAGE from the coding sequence ATGAATGGACGGAAGACCGGATTGCTGCACGGCATAGCCGCGCTGGCCGCGGCCTGGCTGGTGGCGCTGCCGCTCGCGGCGGACGCCGCCCCGCCGTACGATGCGGAGCTGATCTTCACACCGACCGCGCGCTATCCGTCGAGCCACGCCTCGACCATCATCGAACTGGCGAACCGCGACCTGCTGTGCGCGTGGTACGCCGGGCAGCAGGAGGCCGCCAGGGATGTGGCGGTGTGGTATTCGCGCAAGGCGCCGGGCTCGAGCGTGTGGACGCGACCGGCGGTTCTCGCCGACGATCCGCAGCGACCGGAGGGCAATCCCGTGCTGTTCGAGGATCCGAACGGGCGTCTCTGGCTCTTCTATGTCACGATGTATGACGAGGGCACCGAGGAATGGGACACGTGCAAGGTCAAGTGCAAGTGGTCGGATGACAAAGGGCAGACGTGGAGCCCGACGCTCATCCTGCGCGACGAACTCGGCTGGATGACCCGCAACAAGCCCATCGTGCTCGACGGCGGTGATTGGCTACTGCCGATATATGATGAGCGGGTGTGGACGTCGAGCGTGATGATCTCGACCGACCACGGGCGGACGTGGTCCGATTCACGGGACATCGTCGCCCCCGGCGAACCCGGCAACATCCAACCGACGCTGGCCCAGCTCTCGGACGGGAGTATATTGGCGCTCATGCGCCGTGGCAAACCGCCGGAGCGCATCTGGCAGGCGCGCTCGCATGATCGCGGGCGCACATGGGACACGCCGACGCCCACCGAGTTGCCCAACCCGAATGCCGCGACGGACATGGTGCGCCTGTCGAACGGCCATCTCGTGCTCGCCTTCAACAACGTCACGGACAACCGCAACGTCCTGACGCTCGCCGTTTCAGTTGACGACGGAAGGACATGGGCCCACAAGCGCGACCTGGAAAACGAGCCCTACGGCGAATTCTCCTACCCCGCGATCATCCAGGCGCGCGACGGCACGATTCACGTCACCTACACCTACAACCGGCGCAACATCAAGCACGTCGCGCTCAACGAGGAGTGGATTCCCGCCGGGGAGTAG